Genomic DNA from Salvia miltiorrhiza cultivar Shanhuang (shh) chromosome 1, IMPLAD_Smil_shh, whole genome shotgun sequence:
gtttccagcgggtgTTGGGACTCCGCGGGCGCTGGGTCTCTTCTAGCGGGCGCTGGTTCTCCGCGAGCgttggtttcatggaattcaattccaaaattatcccgtaaagtcttcgaaaatcagtgaaaatcggggtgaaatccaaccacgaattctttgaaagtcgtctggaatctatgtgaattccatggaatttaaattccatggactttttaaagtctgtggaaatccacaacgaatacaccccccttaatactgattaaatgcaaagagaaacctaagactaacaaaatgctcaacaaaggctatttcgaaacaaagttatttctgttgcgtatgttatcagtctgactgatctatcctctgatagtcaggaagacttgtaacatctttgttttagcaaactcgactgaagccttaacgtgcatcagttaagttccagtgacttaactgataactcttaactgaagagtatttcagtatcagtcgtcaaccctgtttggtcaaaacttatTTCAGTTAACAGAcgtctaagtttgcgtgtaaagtttcgttttgatctctatcttgagatccctctgattttaagaaaaatagcctataggtgtatttctcccccccccatacacctattcgagaccctccggacctaacaattaataataataataataataataataataataataataataataataataataataattattattattattattattattattattattattattattattattattattattattattatagccTCTCGCTTCTTCGCCTCAACTCTTTCTGAGCTAAACCTACCTGCCgccctccaccaccgccgcagTACTCGCACATTGCGATGGCTCCCAAAAAGGATAAGGCTCATCCACCATCTTCCAAGCTGGCAAAATCCGGTGGCGgcaagcagaagaagaagaagaagaagaagtggaGCAAGGGAAAGCAAAAGGAGAAGGTGAACAACATGGTGTTGTTCGATAAGTCGACCTACGAAAAATTGCTCACTGAGGCACCTAAGTATAAACTTATCACTCCTTCTGTTCTCTCCGGTCGTCTCAGGATCAGTGGATCATTAGCAAGGAAAGCAATCAGGGAGCTGATGGCTAGAGGTTTGATCAGAAGGGTTTCGGCTCATGCAAGCCAACAGATATACACGAGGGCCACAAACACCTAAGTATCTTACCCTCTACTGTAGTATGggcttggattggattttatCTAATTGGAACTATGTTCTTTTTAGCTTTAATTTTGCCTCTGTTTAATGTTAAACTTATTGTCAATTTCTAAAGTATCtggagtttttttttattaaaattaataattattattatattcttcttctttttcttctttcttttaaaaacaaaaaagccATATTATTTTACATATGAGAGAAGTTTTTGTTTAACTTGACCGACCACACAATAGACACAGACGGTGACAAACTACGGaagtttaaatttaaaattctgTTGTTTGTGAAATTTTATGAGTTTTTATTCA
This window encodes:
- the LOC131006713 gene encoding 40S ribosomal protein S25-like; its protein translation is MAPKKDKAHPPSSKLAKSGGGKQKKKKKKKWSKGKQKEKVNNMVLFDKSTYEKLLTEAPKYKLITPSVLSGRLRISGSLARKAIRELMARGLIRRVSAHASQQIYTRATNT